The following coding sequences are from one Paenibacillus stellifer window:
- a CDS encoding response regulator, which translates to MALFIVRLYMKQSRTARHMLELERKYSEELQLYLNVVEQSPLSIVITDKFGKVEYINPYFSKITGYSRAEMEGGTLSALRSSVTTDEQYREMWSAISQGGNWEGEFVNRKKNGDLYMESVLISPIKDGTGSITHYVGIKENVSDYKRIKKELSDQLHFTSQLIDTLPHPLFYLDTEGYFLGCNAAYEQALGVSRKDLLGLHARDLPNLSRENYLILDELRKEVTRNGAPAIREVKRPYTDGTMHDLLYSLSAYQMSDNTDGGYLGLMMDITDLKLKEKELLENRNFLDAVINLLPVMVYVKDADTMEYRIVNQACADFLGYPADQILGRVDRDLMPEEIACLFNESDRKVLETGQKTREIRILPVDTEGKQLRYVNETKLPIMDSENRPHFILGVSEDITGLKVKEEEIKQALRIAEEATAAKSQFLANMSHEIRTPMNAILGLTHLTLKTELSARQKDYLSKIHNAGTSLLGIVNEILDFSKIEAGKLELERTSFVLHETVTDAVTMSSQSAYDKGLELMYFIPAGLPQNLNGDPLRLRQILTNLVSNAVKFTESGEVVVRVEAVRLIDSKVKLKFSVRDSGIGLSPEAENRLFQPFSQADNSTTRKYGGTGLGLAISRRLVEMMGGTLWAENNAEGGSTFAFTAWFGLGNEEKDLVRRVPQELGYLKALVVDDNPAARDMVVEYLRDFGCAADGVSSGSQALEVLEQANEAKPYDMVFIDWELKEEYGNQAARRIKEHRTLRHIPVIVLMTAIGQDDSFLLEDETAHFDECLVKPVNQSLLFDMIIDLFAARKGTVQGPEVLEKDYRLNGLRVLVAEDNEINQLIAAELLKSQGVETVIASTGAEAVQKSLEAPGGFFHLVLMDMQMPVMDGFEAARRIRESDPGLPIIAMTARTMPEEREKILLAGMNDHVAKPIDPDVLFTIMGKWVAGRQKPESSRPVRPGPLQRTEALEGPGLRQLEGIRTEEGLRRTGGNAALYASLLRNYAEHHGEAAEGIRAAIRAGAYPEAHRIAHNLKGVSGNIGAAEAGELAGEIVAMLSSGQAGSSRLEELEAVIDRLEAAIGGVLEAIRLMRPDTGVPVAGGADNGEADNGELAAGGADNGEPVIEEPDNGEVESGGAGDDIHRHPPAEQAVTRLLALLRDSDIEAVDVFDSAEPQLKLWMKPKEWQQAKRAIALFDFDEAIKTIERAAADSHLEWKEDPYA; encoded by the coding sequence ATGGCTCTGTTCATCGTGCGTCTGTACATGAAGCAGAGCCGGACCGCCAGGCATATGCTTGAACTGGAACGGAAGTACAGCGAAGAGCTTCAGCTGTATTTGAATGTCGTGGAGCAGTCTCCCTTGTCCATCGTTATTACCGACAAATTCGGCAAAGTGGAATATATTAATCCGTATTTTTCGAAGATTACCGGCTATTCAAGAGCAGAGATGGAAGGAGGCACTCTGTCCGCACTTCGCTCCAGTGTGACGACAGACGAGCAGTACCGGGAGATGTGGTCGGCGATCAGCCAGGGCGGCAATTGGGAAGGCGAGTTCGTTAACCGGAAGAAGAACGGCGATCTGTACATGGAGTCTGTGCTCATCTCTCCCATTAAAGACGGGACGGGAAGCATCACCCATTATGTCGGCATTAAAGAGAATGTATCGGATTACAAGCGGATCAAGAAGGAGCTGTCCGACCAGCTTCATTTCACCTCCCAACTGATTGATACGCTGCCCCATCCCCTGTTTTACCTCGATACAGAGGGGTATTTTCTTGGATGCAACGCCGCATATGAGCAGGCTTTGGGGGTAAGCCGCAAAGATTTGCTCGGGCTTCACGCCAGGGATTTGCCGAACTTGTCCAGAGAGAATTACCTGATTCTTGACGAGCTGCGGAAGGAAGTGACCCGAAACGGCGCCCCGGCTATCCGGGAAGTGAAGAGACCGTATACCGATGGAACGATGCATGACCTTCTGTATTCGCTCTCGGCGTACCAGATGTCGGACAACACCGATGGCGGCTACTTAGGCCTCATGATGGATATCACCGATTTGAAGCTGAAAGAGAAGGAACTGCTGGAGAACCGGAACTTTCTGGATGCAGTCATCAACCTGCTCCCCGTTATGGTGTATGTCAAAGACGCTGATACGATGGAATACCGGATTGTTAATCAGGCTTGCGCGGATTTCCTCGGTTATCCTGCCGACCAAATCCTTGGCAGAGTCGACCGCGACCTGATGCCGGAAGAGATCGCTTGCCTCTTCAATGAAAGTGACCGGAAGGTGCTGGAGACCGGCCAAAAAACAAGGGAAATCCGAATTCTCCCTGTCGACACAGAGGGGAAACAGCTCCGCTACGTGAACGAAACGAAGCTGCCGATCATGGATTCGGAGAACCGGCCGCATTTTATTCTGGGCGTATCGGAGGACATTACCGGCCTTAAGGTAAAAGAGGAAGAAATCAAACAGGCGCTGCGCATCGCCGAAGAAGCGACGGCAGCCAAATCCCAGTTCCTGGCGAATATGAGCCATGAGATCCGCACGCCGATGAACGCGATTCTCGGCTTAACGCATCTGACCCTCAAGACGGAACTGTCAGCCAGACAGAAGGACTACCTCTCCAAAATTCACAACGCCGGCACGTCGCTTCTCGGCATTGTGAACGAAATTCTGGACTTCTCGAAGATCGAAGCGGGGAAGCTGGAGCTGGAGCGCACATCCTTTGTGCTTCATGAGACCGTAACGGACGCGGTAACGATGAGCAGCCAGTCTGCTTACGACAAAGGGCTGGAGCTTATGTATTTCATACCCGCCGGCCTGCCGCAGAACTTGAACGGAGACCCGCTGCGCCTCCGGCAAATTCTCACGAATCTGGTCAGCAATGCGGTCAAGTTCACTGAAAGCGGCGAGGTGGTCGTAAGGGTGGAAGCCGTCCGGCTGATCGACAGCAAGGTGAAGCTGAAGTTCAGCGTTCGGGATTCCGGCATCGGACTGTCCCCGGAAGCGGAGAACCGGCTGTTTCAGCCTTTCAGCCAGGCGGATAACTCCACTACCCGCAAATATGGGGGGACGGGGCTCGGACTTGCCATCAGCCGAAGGCTGGTGGAGATGATGGGCGGAACGCTCTGGGCGGAGAACAATGCCGAGGGGGGGAGCACCTTTGCCTTCACTGCATGGTTCGGCCTCGGCAACGAGGAGAAAGATCTCGTCCGCCGCGTACCCCAGGAGCTGGGTTATCTCAAAGCGCTGGTAGTGGACGACAATCCGGCCGCTCGCGATATGGTGGTCGAGTATTTGCGGGACTTCGGCTGTGCCGCTGACGGCGTGTCCTCGGGATCACAGGCGCTGGAGGTTCTGGAACAGGCAAATGAAGCCAAGCCGTATGATATGGTGTTCATCGACTGGGAGCTTAAAGAAGAGTATGGCAATCAGGCTGCCCGAAGAATCAAAGAACACCGGACGCTGCGGCATATCCCTGTAATTGTGCTCATGACGGCCATCGGCCAGGATGATTCGTTCTTGCTGGAGGATGAAACCGCCCATTTTGATGAATGTCTCGTCAAGCCTGTGAACCAGTCGCTGCTCTTCGACATGATTATCGATCTGTTCGCGGCCCGGAAGGGTACAGTACAGGGTCCGGAGGTATTGGAAAAGGACTACCGGCTCAACGGATTGCGGGTACTGGTGGCGGAGGATAACGAGATTAACCAGCTGATCGCAGCCGAGCTGTTGAAGAGCCAGGGCGTCGAGACTGTAATCGCCTCTACCGGCGCGGAGGCTGTTCAGAAATCGCTGGAAGCGCCAGGAGGATTCTTCCATCTTGTGCTGATGGATATGCAGATGCCGGTGATGGACGGCTTCGAAGCCGCGCGGCGTATCCGGGAGAGCGATCCCGGGCTGCCGATTATCGCAATGACGGCCCGTACAATGCCCGAAGAACGCGAGAAGATTCTGCTGGCCGGCATGAATGATCATGTTGCGAAGCCGATTGATCCGGATGTGCTGTTCACGATCATGGGCAAATGGGTGGCGGGCCGGCAGAAACCGGAGTCCTCCCGGCCTGTCCGGCCGGGTCCGCTGCAGCGGACCGAAGCGCTGGAAGGACCTGGCCTGCGGCAGCTTGAGGGAATCCGGACGGAGGAGGGCCTGAGACGGACCGGCGGGAACGCGGCGCTGTATGCCAGTCTCCTCCGGAATTACGCCGAGCATCACGGGGAGGCGGCCGAGGGCATCCGCGCCGCGATCCGGGCGGGAGCTTACCCGGAAGCTCACCGGATCGCCCACAATCTGAAGGGCGTATCCGGCAACATCGGCGCCGCGGAAGCGGGCGAGCTGGCCGGAGAGATCGTCGCCATGCTCTCCTCCGGTCAGGCGGGAAGCAGCCGCCTGGAGGAGCTTGAGGCGGTGATAGACCGGTTGGAAGCCGCAATTGGCGGCGTCCTGGAGGCGATCCGGCTCATGAGGCCGGATACCGGAGTGCCGGTTGCAGGGGGAGCGGATAATGGAGAAGCGGATAATGGAGAGCTGGCTGCCGGGGGAGCAGATAATGGAGAGCCGGTTATCGAAGAGCCGGATAACGGGGAAGTGGAATCCGGCGGGGCAGGAGACGACATCCACCGGCACCCTCCGGCGGAACAGGCGGTGACCCGCTTGCTGGCGCTTCTCCGGGACAGCGACATTGAAGCGGTGGACGTCTTTGATTCGGCGGAGCCGCAGCTGAAGCTCTGGATGAAGCCTAAGGAATGGCAGCAGGCGAAGCGGGCAATCGCACTCTTTGATTTTGACGAAGCCATCAAGACGATTGAACGGGCGGCTGCGGACAGCCATTTGGAGTGGAAGGAGGATCCTTATGCCTGA